The Pseudomonas kermanshahensis genome includes a window with the following:
- the pdxB gene encoding 4-phosphoerythronate dehydrogenase PdxB has product MLIVADENIPLLDAFFEGFGEIRRYPGRSLDAASVKDADVLLVRSVTKVDRQLLEGSRVRFVGTCTIGTDHLDLDYFAEAGIHWSSAPGCNARGVVDYVLGSLLTLAELDGVALPARTYGVVGAGEVGGRLVRVLHGLGWKVLVCDPLRQAAEGGDYVSLETVLEQCDVISLHTPLQRGGEHPTWHLLGQAQLAQLRPGAWLINASRGPVVNNAALRELLLDREDVHAVLDVWEGEPQVDLQLADLCTLASPHIAGYSLDGRQRGTAQIYQALCRFLGQAERVNLADLLPKPPLAQIELDASTDPAWALATLCRAVYDPRRDDADFRRSLSDDPAEQRAAFDQLRKQYPPRREVEGLAVRIRGESPQLAQLVSALGGVLV; this is encoded by the coding sequence ATGCTGATAGTTGCCGACGAGAACATTCCGCTGCTCGATGCCTTCTTTGAAGGTTTCGGCGAGATCCGCCGCTATCCGGGCAGAAGCCTCGATGCCGCCAGCGTCAAGGACGCCGACGTACTGCTGGTGCGTTCGGTGACCAAGGTCGACCGCCAACTGCTCGAAGGCAGCCGGGTGCGTTTTGTCGGCACTTGCACCATCGGCACCGACCACCTCGACCTGGACTACTTTGCCGAAGCGGGTATCCACTGGAGCAGCGCGCCGGGCTGTAATGCCCGCGGTGTAGTGGACTACGTGCTGGGCAGCCTGCTGACCCTGGCCGAGCTGGACGGTGTGGCGCTGCCCGCGCGCACGTATGGCGTAGTGGGCGCAGGGGAGGTCGGTGGCCGCCTGGTGCGTGTACTGCATGGCCTGGGCTGGAAGGTGCTGGTGTGCGACCCGCTGCGTCAGGCCGCCGAAGGGGGCGATTACGTCAGCCTCGAGACGGTGCTGGAACAGTGCGATGTCATCAGCCTGCACACCCCCTTGCAGCGCGGCGGCGAGCACCCTACCTGGCACCTGCTGGGCCAGGCGCAACTGGCGCAGCTGCGCCCCGGCGCGTGGCTGATCAACGCCAGCCGTGGCCCGGTGGTAAACAACGCGGCCTTGCGTGAGCTGCTGCTGGACCGTGAAGACGTGCACGCCGTGCTCGATGTGTGGGAAGGCGAACCGCAGGTCGACCTGCAACTGGCCGACCTGTGCACGCTGGCGTCGCCGCACATCGCCGGCTACAGCCTCGATGGCCGGCAGCGTGGCACGGCGCAGATCTATCAGGCGCTGTGCCGCTTCCTCGGCCAAGCTGAGCGCGTGAACCTGGCCGACCTGCTGCCCAAGCCGCCGCTGGCGCAGATCGAGCTCGATGCCAGTACCGACCCGGCCTGGGCCTTGGCCACCCTGTGCCGCGCCGTGTACGACCCGCGCCGTGACGACGCGGACTTCCGCCGCAGCTTGAGCGACGACCCGGCCGAGCAGCGCGCGGCCTTCGATCAGTTGCGCAAGCAGTATCCGCCGCGACGTGAGGTCGAAGGGTTGGCGGTGCGGATTCGTGGCGAGTCGCCGCAACTGGCGCAGTTGGTCAGTGCGTTGGGTGGGGTGTTGGTCTGA
- the rlmM gene encoding 23S rRNA (cytidine(2498)-2'-O)-methyltransferase RlmM, whose translation MSTLFMHCRPGFEGEVCAEISEHAARLGVAGYAKGKPQSASAEFVCTEANGAERLMGELRFAELIFPRQWARGGYVELPESDRISVLLEHLADLPVFGSLWLEVLDSNDGKELSTFCRKFEVPLRKALEKAGRLVEDASRPRLLLTFITGRRVFVGLATGNNSALWPMGIPRLKFPREAPSRSTLKLEEAWHQFIPREQWEQRLGDDMTGVDLGASPGGWTYQLVRRGMLVTAIDNGPMAESLMDTGLVQHLMADGFTWQPKQPVDWMVCDIVEKPARTTSLIETWLGEGLCREAVVNLKLPMKQRYAEVRRLLDRMEATFKARKIRVSIACKQLYHDREEVTCHLRRLDLKPR comes from the coding sequence ATGAGTACCCTGTTCATGCATTGCCGGCCCGGTTTCGAGGGCGAGGTCTGCGCCGAAATCAGCGAACACGCTGCCCGCCTGGGGGTTGCCGGCTATGCCAAAGGCAAACCGCAGAGCGCCAGCGCCGAGTTTGTCTGCACCGAGGCCAACGGCGCCGAGCGACTGATGGGGGAACTGCGCTTCGCTGAGCTGATTTTCCCACGTCAGTGGGCCCGTGGCGGTTATGTCGAATTGCCAGAGAGCGACCGCATCAGCGTGTTGCTGGAGCACCTGGCCGACCTGCCTGTCTTCGGCAGCCTGTGGCTGGAGGTGCTCGACAGCAACGACGGCAAGGAACTGTCGACGTTCTGCCGCAAATTCGAAGTGCCCCTGCGCAAGGCCCTGGAAAAGGCCGGCCGCCTGGTCGAAGACGCCAGCCGCCCGCGGCTGTTGCTGACCTTCATCACTGGCCGGCGCGTGTTTGTTGGCCTGGCAACAGGCAACAACAGCGCCCTCTGGCCGATGGGCATCCCGCGCCTGAAGTTTCCCCGTGAGGCGCCCAGCCGTTCAACCCTGAAGCTGGAAGAGGCCTGGCATCAGTTCATCCCCCGCGAGCAGTGGGAGCAGCGCCTGGGCGACGACATGACCGGCGTCGATCTCGGCGCCTCGCCGGGTGGCTGGACCTACCAGTTGGTGCGCCGCGGCATGCTGGTCACCGCCATCGACAACGGCCCGATGGCCGAAAGCCTGATGGACACCGGGCTGGTCCAGCACCTGATGGCAGATGGGTTTACCTGGCAGCCGAAACAGCCGGTGGACTGGATGGTTTGCGACATTGTCGAGAAGCCGGCGCGGACCACTTCGCTGATCGAGACCTGGCTGGGGGAAGGCCTGTGCCGCGAGGCGGTGGTCAACCTCAAGCTGCCGATGAAGCAGCGTTACGCCGAAGTGCGGCGCCTGCTCGACCGCATGGAAGCCACGTTCAAGGCGCGCAAGATCCGGGTTTCGATCGCCTGCAAGCAGCTGTATCACGACCGTGAGGAAGTGACCTGCCACCTGCGCAGGCTGGACCTGAAGCCGCGTTGA
- a CDS encoding PA1571 family protein yields the protein MSLQHGSDTAKPQNTPQPQACGSIIDAHGREVPITEQMIQKACEKLEQSRVGKAQKG from the coding sequence ATGAGCTTGCAACATGGCAGCGACACCGCAAAACCGCAGAACACCCCGCAACCTCAGGCGTGCGGTTCGATCATCGACGCCCACGGGCGCGAGGTTCCGATCACCGAGCAGATGATCCAGAAAGCCTGCGAGAAACTGGAACAAAGCCGGGTCGGAAAAGCCCAGAAGGGCTGA
- the tusA gene encoding sulfurtransferase TusA — MTDFTPDAVLDATGLNCPEPVMMLHQHVRDLAAGGLLKVIATDPSTRRDIPKFCNFLGHELLQQQEDAGTFLYWIRKKAD, encoded by the coding sequence ATGACTGACTTCACCCCCGACGCCGTCCTCGATGCCACCGGCCTGAACTGCCCGGAGCCTGTGATGATGCTGCACCAGCACGTCCGGGACCTGGCTGCTGGTGGCCTGCTCAAGGTCATCGCCACCGACCCGTCGACCCGCCGCGATATCCCCAAGTTCTGCAACTTCCTCGGCCACGAGCTGCTGCAGCAGCAAGAGGATGCGGGCACCTTCCTGTACTGGATCCGCAAGAAAGCCGACTGA
- the acnA gene encoding aconitate hydratase AcnA, whose product MPSLDSLNTLKTLKVDDLTYHYYSLTEAARQLGDLQRLPMSLKVLLENLLRWEDGKTVTGDDLRAIAQWLEARRSDREIQYRPARVLMQDFTGVPAVVDLAAMRAAMAKAGGDPQRINPLSPVDLVIDHSVMVDRYATPEAFTQNVDIEMQRNGERYAFLRWGQNAFDNFRVVPPGTGICHQVNLEYLGRTVWTRDEDGRTYAFPDTLVGTDSHTTMINGLGVLGWGVGGIEAEAAMLGQPVSMLIPEVIGFKLTGKLREGITATDLVLTVTQMLRKKGVVGKFVEFYGDGLADLPLADRATIANMAPEYGATCGFFPVDEVTLDYLRLSGRPKATVQLVEQYCKAQGLWRLPGQEPLFSDTLALDMDEVEASLAGPKRPQDRVALGQVSQAFNHFIELQPKPLAKEVGRLESEGGGGVAVGNADQAGEIDYSHAGQTHTLRDGAVVIAAITSCTNTSNPSVMMAAGLVAKKALEKGLQRKPWVKSSLAPGSKVVTDYFEAAGLTPYLNELGFDLVGYGCTTCIGNSGPLDEAIEKAIGSADLTVASVLSGNRNFEGRVHPLVKTNWLASPPLVVAYALAGSVRVDLTRDSLGTGKDGKPVYLRDIWPSQQEIAAAVAKVDTAMFHKEYAEVFEGDAQWQAIEVPQAATYVWQDASTYIQHPPFFDGIGGPPPAIKDIQGARILALLGDSVTTDHISPAGNIKADSPAGRYLRDKGVEPRDFNSYGSRRGNHEVMMRGTFANIRIRNEMLSGEEGGNTLYVPTGEKLSIYDAAMRYQAEGTPLVVIAGQEYGTGSSRDWAAKGTNLLGVKAVLAESFERIHRSNLVGMGVLPLQFNTGHDRKQLALTGKEKIDVLGLNDVHIRPGMSLKLRITREDGQQEQIDVLCRIDTLNEVEYFKAGGILHYVLRQLIAEG is encoded by the coding sequence ATGCCCTCGCTCGATAGCCTGAACACGCTCAAAACCCTCAAGGTCGATGACCTTACGTATCACTATTACAGCCTTACCGAGGCCGCCCGCCAGCTGGGCGACCTGCAACGCCTGCCCATGTCGCTGAAAGTGTTGCTGGAAAACCTGCTGCGCTGGGAGGACGGCAAGACCGTCACCGGCGATGACCTGCGCGCCATCGCCCAATGGCTGGAGGCGCGCCGCTCCGACCGGGAAATCCAGTACCGGCCGGCCAGGGTGCTGATGCAGGACTTCACCGGCGTGCCCGCCGTGGTCGACCTGGCGGCCATGCGTGCCGCCATGGCCAAGGCCGGTGGCGACCCGCAGCGGATCAACCCGCTGTCGCCGGTCGACCTGGTGATCGACCACTCGGTGATGGTCGACCGCTACGCCACCCCCGAGGCCTTCACCCAGAACGTCGACATCGAGATGCAGCGCAATGGCGAACGCTACGCCTTTTTGCGCTGGGGCCAGAACGCCTTCGACAACTTCCGCGTCGTGCCGCCGGGCACCGGCATCTGCCACCAGGTCAACCTGGAATACCTGGGCCGCACCGTCTGGACCCGCGACGAAGACGGCCGCACCTACGCCTTCCCAGACACCCTGGTCGGCACCGATTCGCACACCACCATGATCAACGGCCTGGGCGTGCTGGGCTGGGGTGTTGGCGGCATCGAGGCCGAGGCGGCCATGCTCGGCCAGCCGGTGTCGATGCTGATCCCGGAAGTGATCGGCTTCAAACTCACCGGCAAGCTGCGTGAAGGCATCACCGCCACCGACCTGGTGCTGACCGTGACACAAATGCTGCGCAAGAAGGGCGTGGTGGGCAAGTTCGTCGAATTCTACGGCGACGGCCTGGCCGACCTGCCCCTGGCCGACCGCGCCACCATCGCCAACATGGCCCCCGAGTATGGTGCCACCTGCGGCTTCTTCCCGGTCGACGAGGTGACCCTCGACTACCTGCGGCTTTCTGGCCGCCCGAAGGCAACGGTGCAACTGGTCGAGCAGTATTGCAAAGCACAAGGCCTGTGGCGCCTGCCAGGCCAGGAACCGCTGTTCAGCGACACGCTGGCGCTGGACATGGACGAGGTCGAGGCCAGCCTGGCCGGGCCCAAGCGCCCTCAGGACCGCGTCGCCCTGGGCCAGGTCAGCCAAGCGTTCAACCACTTCATCGAACTGCAGCCCAAGCCGCTGGCCAAGGAAGTCGGCCGCCTGGAAAGTGAAGGCGGCGGCGGTGTGGCGGTGGGCAACGCCGACCAGGCGGGCGAAATCGACTACAGCCACGCTGGCCAGACCCACACCCTGCGTGATGGCGCGGTGGTGATCGCCGCGATCACCTCGTGCACCAACACCTCCAACCCAAGCGTGATGATGGCCGCCGGGCTGGTGGCGAAAAAGGCCCTGGAAAAAGGCCTGCAGCGCAAACCTTGGGTCAAGAGCTCGCTGGCCCCTGGCTCCAAGGTGGTCACCGACTACTTCGAGGCAGCCGGGCTGACGCCGTACCTGAATGAGTTGGGCTTTGACCTGGTGGGCTATGGCTGCACCACTTGCATCGGCAACTCCGGCCCACTGGATGAGGCGATCGAGAAAGCCATTGGCAGCGCCGACCTGACCGTGGCCTCGGTGCTCTCGGGTAACCGTAACTTCGAGGGCCGCGTGCACCCGCTGGTCAAGACCAACTGGTTGGCGTCGCCGCCGCTGGTGGTGGCCTATGCCCTGGCCGGTAGCGTGCGCGTGGACCTTACCCGCGATTCACTGGGTACCGGCAAGGACGGCAAGCCGGTGTACCTGCGCGACATCTGGCCCAGCCAACAGGAAATCGCCGCCGCCGTGGCCAAGGTCGACACCGCGATGTTCCACAAGGAGTACGCCGAAGTCTTCGAGGGCGATGCACAGTGGCAGGCCATCGAGGTGCCGCAAGCGGCCACCTACGTCTGGCAGGACGCGTCCACCTACATCCAGCACCCGCCGTTCTTCGACGGCATCGGCGGGCCGCCGCCAGCGATCAAGGACATCCAAGGGGCACGCATCCTGGCCCTGCTGGGCGACTCGGTCACCACCGACCACATCTCCCCGGCCGGCAACATCAAGGCCGACAGCCCTGCCGGGCGCTACCTGCGCGACAAGGGTGTGGAGCCACGGGACTTCAACTCCTACGGTTCGCGGCGGGGTAACCATGAGGTGATGATGCGCGGCACGTTTGCCAACATCCGTATCCGCAACGAGATGCTCTCGGGCGAGGAAGGCGGCAACACCTTGTACGTGCCCACGGGTGAAAAACTGTCGATCTACGATGCCGCCATGCGCTATCAGGCAGAAGGCACGCCGCTGGTGGTGATCGCCGGCCAGGAATACGGCACCGGCTCCAGCCGCGACTGGGCCGCCAAAGGGACCAACCTGCTGGGGGTCAAAGCAGTGCTGGCGGAAAGCTTCGAGCGTATCCACCGTTCAAACCTGGTGGGCATGGGCGTGCTGCCGTTGCAGTTCAACACCGGGCACGATCGTAAGCAACTGGCGTTGACCGGAAAAGAGAAGATCGATGTGCTGGGCCTGAACGACGTGCACATTCGACCGGGCATGAGCCTGAAACTGCGCATCACTCGTGAGGACGGGCAACAGGAGCAGATCGACGTGCTGTGCCGGATCGATACCTTGAATGAGGTCGAGTACTTCAAGGCCGGGGGGATCTTGCATTACGTGTTACGTCAGCTGATCGCTGAGGGGTAG
- a CDS encoding glutaredoxin family protein, whose product MLPECQLFGTLGCHLCEVAEAVLMPFVDHGLLVELVDIADNEAMFERYGLIIPVLRRCDTGAELHWPFDAEQVVTFLAP is encoded by the coding sequence ATGCTGCCTGAATGCCAACTGTTCGGCACCCTCGGCTGCCACCTGTGCGAAGTGGCCGAGGCCGTGCTGATGCCTTTCGTCGACCATGGCCTGTTGGTGGAACTGGTCGACATTGCCGATAACGAGGCCATGTTCGAACGCTACGGCCTGATCATTCCCGTGCTGCGGCGGTGTGACACCGGCGCTGAGCTGCACTGGCCGTTCGATGCCGAGCAAGTGGTGACGTTTCTCGCGCCGTGA
- a CDS encoding methyl-accepting chemotaxis protein, whose product MRNNQPITQRERTFPAQQRLISTTNAKGVISYCNDAFIDISGFTREELTGAPHNLVRHPDVPAAVFAHMWQTLKQGQPWMGIVKNRCKNGDHYWVNAYVTPVFDNNQVVGFESVRVKPTAEQIRRAEALYQRLNQGKSAVPRRDQWLPILQDWLPFILVSQVGFLIGNWLGHSWGFGLAAALSVPLGLLGLTWQQRGLKRLLRLAEQTTSDPLIAQMYTDSRGVQARLEMAMLSQDARMKTCLTRLQDSAEHLSEQARQSDALAHQSSSGLERQRVETEQVAAAVNQMAATTQEVANHVQRTADATQEANRLTSQGRQIAGETREAIERLSAAVGETGQTVTQLAKDSDEIGGVVDVIKGIADQTNLLALNAAIEAARAGEMGRGFAVVADEVRQLAQRTAESTGQIHNLIAKLQQTASNAVLTMETGHRQAQEGVDRVMQADEALVGISEAVANITDMATQIAAATEEQTAVADEISRNISTIATLADQTAEQAQHSAQLSEELTSTAGSQYSLVERFNR is encoded by the coding sequence ATGCGTAACAACCAGCCGATTACCCAGAGAGAACGGACTTTCCCTGCCCAGCAGCGGTTGATCTCCACCACCAACGCCAAGGGCGTGATCAGCTACTGCAATGACGCGTTCATCGACATCAGTGGCTTTACCCGCGAGGAGCTGACCGGCGCGCCGCACAACCTGGTGCGTCACCCTGACGTGCCGGCCGCGGTGTTTGCCCACATGTGGCAGACCCTCAAGCAAGGCCAGCCGTGGATGGGCATCGTCAAGAACCGCTGCAAAAACGGTGACCACTACTGGGTCAACGCTTATGTCACGCCGGTTTTCGACAACAACCAGGTGGTCGGCTTCGAGTCGGTGCGGGTCAAGCCCACCGCCGAACAGATCCGCCGTGCCGAAGCGCTTTACCAGCGCCTCAACCAGGGCAAGTCGGCGGTGCCACGTCGCGATCAGTGGCTGCCGATTCTGCAGGACTGGCTGCCGTTCATCCTGGTCAGCCAGGTGGGCTTCCTGATCGGCAACTGGCTGGGCCACTCCTGGGGCTTTGGCCTGGCCGCCGCCCTGTCGGTACCACTCGGCCTGCTCGGGCTGACCTGGCAACAGCGTGGCCTCAAGCGCCTGCTACGGCTGGCCGAGCAAACCACCTCCGACCCGCTGATCGCGCAGATGTATACCGACAGCCGTGGGGTTCAGGCCCGCCTGGAAATGGCCATGCTCAGCCAGGATGCACGCATGAAGACCTGCCTGACGCGGCTGCAGGACAGTGCCGAACACCTCAGCGAACAGGCACGGCAATCCGACGCCCTGGCCCACCAGAGCTCATCCGGGCTGGAGCGCCAACGCGTGGAAACCGAACAAGTGGCAGCCGCCGTCAACCAAATGGCCGCCACCACCCAGGAAGTGGCCAACCACGTACAGCGCACCGCCGACGCCACCCAGGAAGCCAATCGCCTGACCAGCCAGGGCCGGCAGATTGCCGGTGAGACCCGCGAAGCCATCGAGCGCTTGTCGGCCGCCGTGGGTGAAACTGGCCAGACGGTGACGCAATTGGCCAAGGACAGTGACGAAATCGGCGGTGTGGTCGATGTGATCAAAGGCATCGCCGACCAGACCAACTTGCTGGCACTGAACGCTGCCATCGAAGCGGCCCGCGCCGGTGAGATGGGCCGTGGCTTTGCCGTCGTGGCCGATGAAGTACGCCAGTTGGCCCAGCGCACCGCCGAGTCCACCGGGCAGATCCACAACCTGATCGCCAAGCTGCAGCAGACCGCCAGCAATGCGGTGCTGACCATGGAAACCGGCCATCGCCAGGCGCAGGAAGGGGTCGACCGGGTGATGCAGGCCGATGAGGCTTTGGTCGGGATCAGCGAAGCGGTGGCCAACATCACCGACATGGCGACCCAGATCGCCGCCGCTACCGAAGAGCAGACCGCTGTGGCCGACGAGATCAGCCGCAACATCAGCACCATCGCCACCCTGGCCGACCAGACCGCCGAACAGGCCCAGCACTCGGCACAGCTCAGCGAAGAGCTGACCAGCACGGCGGGGAGCCAGTACTCGCTGGTGGAGCGCTTCAACCGCTGA
- a CDS encoding ABC transporter transmembrane domain-containing protein → MPESVSAGQRRALRLSWQFVRPYRRQMLLALLALVVTAAITLSMGQGIRLLVDQGFMTRSAHQLNQTIGLFLLLVLALAVGTFSRFYLVSWIGERCVADIRRAVFDHLVGLHPGFFEDNRSSEIQSRLTADTTLLQSVIGSSLSMFLRNALMVIGGVVLLFITNPKLTSIVVVALPLVLAPILLFGRRVRSLSRQSQDRVADVGSYVAETLGQIKTVQAYNHQPLDRELFAGTVEAAFNVARQRIAQRAWLITLVIVLVLGAVGVMLWVGGMDVIAGRISAGELAAFVFYSLIVGSAFGTLSEVIGELQRAAGAAERIAELLAARSAILPPHAAASLPHGRVTGHIELQQVHFAYPSRPTVAAIDGLSLTIEPGQTVALVGPSGAGKSTLFDLLLRFYDPQQGRILLDGQAITQLDPAELRRQFALVAQNPSLFRGTVEANIRYGRPEATLAEVEAAARGAHADGFIQQLPQGYQTQLGEGGIGLSGGQRQRLAIARALLVDAPILLLDEATSALDAQSEHLIQQALPSLMAGRTTLVIAHRLATVQHADRIAVIDKGRVVAVGTHRQLIEESPLYARLASLQFTTG, encoded by the coding sequence ATGCCCGAATCCGTTTCTGCAGGTCAACGTCGCGCTTTGCGCCTGAGTTGGCAATTCGTTCGCCCGTACCGCCGGCAGATGCTGCTGGCGTTGCTGGCCTTGGTGGTCACCGCTGCTATCACGCTGTCGATGGGGCAGGGCATTCGCCTGCTGGTGGACCAGGGTTTCATGACCCGTTCCGCGCACCAGCTCAACCAGACCATAGGCCTGTTCCTGCTGCTGGTGCTGGCACTGGCGGTAGGGACGTTCAGCCGCTTCTACCTGGTCTCGTGGATCGGCGAGCGCTGTGTGGCTGATATTCGCCGCGCGGTGTTCGATCATTTGGTCGGCCTGCACCCAGGCTTTTTCGAGGACAACCGCAGCTCCGAGATCCAGTCGCGGCTGACGGCCGACACCACGTTGCTGCAGTCAGTGATCGGCTCTTCGCTGTCGATGTTCCTGCGCAATGCCTTGATGGTGATCGGGGGTGTGGTGCTGCTGTTTATCACCAACCCCAAGCTGACCAGCATCGTGGTCGTAGCCTTGCCACTGGTGCTAGCACCGATCCTGTTGTTTGGCCGTCGTGTGCGCAGCCTGTCGCGGCAGAGCCAGGATCGCGTGGCAGATGTCGGCAGCTACGTGGCCGAGACCCTTGGGCAGATCAAGACCGTCCAGGCCTACAACCACCAACCGCTCGATCGCGAGCTGTTCGCGGGCACTGTCGAGGCGGCCTTCAACGTGGCCAGGCAGCGTATTGCCCAGCGCGCCTGGCTGATCACCCTGGTCATCGTGCTGGTACTGGGCGCTGTGGGCGTCATGCTCTGGGTGGGCGGCATGGACGTGATCGCCGGGCGTATTTCGGCAGGCGAACTGGCCGCCTTCGTGTTCTATAGCCTGATCGTCGGCAGCGCCTTCGGCACCCTCAGCGAGGTGATTGGCGAGCTGCAGCGTGCCGCAGGTGCGGCCGAGCGCATTGCCGAGCTGTTGGCGGCGCGCAGTGCGATTCTGCCGCCCCACGCAGCGGCCTCGCTGCCGCACGGCCGTGTGACTGGTCATATCGAGTTACAGCAGGTGCACTTTGCCTACCCGTCACGGCCCACAGTGGCTGCCATCGACGGCCTGAGCCTGACAATCGAGCCGGGGCAGACCGTGGCGCTGGTCGGGCCTTCGGGCGCTGGCAAATCCACCCTGTTCGACCTGCTGCTGCGGTTTTACGACCCTCAGCAGGGGCGCATCCTGCTCGACGGGCAGGCAATTACCCAACTCGACCCCGCCGAGCTGCGCCGGCAGTTCGCCTTGGTGGCGCAGAACCCTTCGTTGTTTCGTGGCACGGTAGAGGCCAACATTCGCTATGGCCGGCCAGAAGCAACGCTGGCGGAAGTCGAAGCAGCGGCCCGTGGTGCGCACGCCGACGGCTTTATCCAGCAGTTGCCGCAGGGTTACCAGACACAACTGGGGGAGGGCGGTATTGGCCTTTCTGGCGGGCAGCGGCAGCGCTTGGCAATTGCTCGTGCGTTGCTGGTAGATGCGCCGATCCTGTTGTTGGACGAGGCCACCAGCGCCCTCGACGCGCAAAGCGAACACCTGATCCAGCAAGCCCTTCCCAGCCTCATGGCCGGTCGCACCACGCTGGTAATCGCCCACCGCCTGGCCACGGTGCAGCACGCTGATCGCATCGCGGTGATCGACAAGGGGCGCGTGGTGGCAGTTGGCACACATCGCCAGCTGATCGAAGAAAGCCCGCTGTATGCCCGGCTGGCCTCGCTGCAGTTCACCACAGGCTAG
- a CDS encoding D-Ala-D-Ala carboxypeptidase family metallohydrolase, with translation MFITPHFTLDEMTVSQIAAREGLDNTPTPEALANLQVLCGALERIRALFGTPVIVSSGYRSSALNRRIGGSPTSQHVLGLAADFTVIKVSPRDAVRKICDSDVPFDQLILEFDRWVHLSVVNGTPRRQVLTIRKGTGYLPGLQ, from the coding sequence ATGTTCATTACCCCTCATTTCACCCTGGATGAGATGACCGTTTCACAAATTGCCGCAAGGGAAGGGCTCGACAACACCCCAACGCCCGAGGCACTGGCCAATTTGCAGGTGCTGTGTGGCGCGCTTGAAAGGATACGCGCGCTGTTCGGCACACCGGTTATCGTCAGCAGCGGTTACCGCAGCAGTGCACTCAACCGGCGTATCGGCGGTTCACCGACCAGTCAGCATGTGCTGGGGCTGGCGGCCGACTTCACAGTGATTAAAGTCAGCCCGCGGGATGCGGTACGCAAGATCTGCGACAGCGACGTGCCTTTCGACCAGTTGATCCTGGAGTTTGACCGGTGGGTGCATCTGTCCGTGGTCAATGGCACCCCACGGCGCCAAGTGCTGACCATTCGTAAGGGCACGGGGTACCTGCCGGGGCTGCAATGA
- a CDS encoding pseudouridine synthase, which translates to MTPPFDPARQQASTVCLPPGNWATVLDCLCDHFKAIDRAQWLDRFARGRVLDAQGQAIPAELAYRRGMRLHYFREVPNERPIPVQEAVLHVDEHLVVADKPHFLPVTPTGEYVEQTLLRRLIRRLDNPHLVPLHRIDRHTAGLVLFSANPQTRSAYQRLFPERRIDKRYQAIAAAMPQHEFPLVHKSRLVHGEPFFRMHEVEGADNSETFAQVLETQGDLWRYGLSPVTGKTHQLRVHMAALGAAICNDPFYPELLQVEDDYQKPLKLLAQSLRFDDPLTGEERYFETRLRLDW; encoded by the coding sequence ATGACCCCGCCTTTCGACCCCGCCCGCCAGCAAGCCAGCACGGTGTGCCTGCCCCCCGGCAACTGGGCGACGGTGCTCGATTGCCTGTGTGACCATTTCAAGGCCATTGATCGTGCGCAGTGGCTTGACCGCTTTGCCCGTGGCCGGGTGCTGGATGCCCAGGGGCAGGCCATCCCTGCCGAACTGGCTTACCGACGTGGCATGCGCTTGCATTATTTTCGCGAGGTGCCGAACGAGCGGCCTATCCCTGTGCAGGAGGCCGTCCTGCACGTGGATGAGCATTTGGTGGTCGCTGATAAACCGCATTTTCTGCCGGTTACCCCCACCGGTGAATACGTCGAGCAGACCCTGTTGCGCCGGCTGATCCGGCGCCTGGACAATCCGCACCTGGTGCCATTGCACCGCATCGACCGGCATACCGCAGGGCTGGTCCTGTTCTCTGCCAATCCGCAGACTCGCAGTGCGTATCAGCGCTTGTTCCCCGAGCGACGGATCGATAAGCGCTACCAGGCCATCGCCGCAGCCATGCCGCAGCATGAGTTCCCGCTAGTGCATAAAAGCCGTCTGGTGCATGGCGAGCCGTTTTTTCGCATGCATGAGGTCGAGGGCGCGGACAACAGCGAAACCTTTGCCCAAGTGCTGGAAACGCAGGGCGATCTGTGGCGTTACGGTTTGTCGCCTGTAACCGGCAAGACCCATCAGTTGCGTGTACACATGGCGGCGTTGGGGGCGGCGATCTGCAACGACCCGTTCTACCCCGAACTGCTCCAGGTCGAAGACGATTACCAAAAGCCGTTGAAGCTGCTGGCGCAGAGCTTGCGTTTTGATGACCCGTTGACGGGGGAAGAGCGCTACTTTGAGACCCGGTTGCGCCTGGACTGGTAA